CGGATTTTTTATTTTTGAATAATTCCATATGAACATGCATTCCGTTGCCAGCATCCGTGGAAACGGGCTTGGGCATAAACGTGACGAGCAGGTTTTTCATTGAGCCCATTATTTTTGCAAGGTATTTGAAAAATACAGATGCGTCTCCTGCCTTCACCGCATCTGGCAGTGATTTTATCTCTATTTCCTGCTGCCATGCGCCCCCCTCGTGATGGTGATATTTTACGTCTGTACCGGATGATATCAACGCCTCCGAGAGCATATTACGAAATGATTCTGCAGAATCGATTGGGGGAGATGCAAAGTAACCCTCCTTTTCTTTTATGCCCAGCACAGGATGTTTCCCCTTTGGAATCGGCTCTTCTCCCTGTACGAGTGTGGCCAATTCACTCTCACCACCCTCAGATAAATTCGATTTCTTGAATGCATAAAATTCCAGTTCCGGTGATAGCCATATTTTCTCATACCCCATTTTTTTAACGAGCTGCATCGCCCTCCTTGCGATATGCCTTGGGTCTCCAGGAAAATACTCGTATGTATCCACATCCAAAATATCCATTACAATCCGGGCCCTATCTCCTTCATACAGCCAGGGAAGGGCGACCATTGTCTCAGCATCGGGAAGTGCGATCATGTCGGAGCGCTCTACAGTGACAAACCCTTTAACAGATGAGCCGTCAAAACCTATGCCTTCTTTCCATATTGCGTCTTCCAAATATGTTTTTGCGGGCATGGAGAAAACTCTGAGATTGCCGATAATATCAACAAAATGACTCTGAACCCACTTGATTTTTCCTTTTTCCAAAATTTTTTTTGTTTCCTCAACACCTTTCTGGTACATTGCTTCTCATTATGGAACGGGGGAATATAAATTTTTATAGTCTTGGCAGATTGTGCTCTATTTCAAACGGGCTGATTCTTGTGTCATACTTATGTCCCACTTCCTGCCTGTAATTTCTTATTTCTATCTCCTTATTTGCAATAAATTTTTCGAAAAGATTTGTGCCAAGAGTTTCTCTTACAATCTCGCTATTTTTTGTAATCTCCAACGCTTCTTCAATATTTTTCGGCAAAAGTTTTATTTTCCTCCCTTCTCTCTCATCATCTGCCATTATATAAATATCGCTCTCGCAAGGCGGCGGCAGTTCATATTGCTTTTCAATACCTTTGAGGCCTGCCGCAAGCATAACGGAGAATGCAAGATAAGGGTTGCACCCGGGATCTGGGCTTCTCAGCTCTATTCTCATGGCACTTTCTCTCTCGGGCTTATATTTCGGAATTCTTATCAACGTAGATCTATTTTTTTGGCCCCACACGACGTATATAGGAGCTTCATATCCCGGTGCCAGGCGTTTAAATGAATTT
This genomic interval from Candidatus Thermoplasmatota archaeon contains the following:
- the glnA gene encoding type I glutamate--ammonia ligase, which gives rise to MYQKGVEETKKILEKGKIKWVQSHFVDIIGNLRVFSMPAKTYLEDAIWKEGIGFDGSSVKGFVTVERSDMIALPDAETMVALPWLYEGDRARIVMDILDVDTYEYFPGDPRHIARRAMQLVKKMGYEKIWLSPELEFYAFKKSNLSEGGESELATLVQGEEPIPKGKHPVLGIKEKEGYFASPPIDSAESFRNMLSEALISSGTDVKYHHHEGGAWQQEIEIKSLPDAVKAGDASVFFKYLAKIMGSMKNLLVTFMPKPVSTDAGNGMHVHMELFKNKKSVFFDGNDKYMLSQTARYFIGGILEHARGMTAITNPTTNSYKRLIPNFEAPINVAWAVYNRSALVRIPNKAGKNNSIDIEARHPDPSANPYLTFSVLIHAGMDGIKKKIDPGNPVEKNIYRMDKKEMKNYNIRRLPITLHEAIEELKSDEVIQRALGKHASQAFIDIKEEEWNEFLSQLSTWDYKKYFNV